The sequence below is a genomic window from Parachlamydiales bacterium.
CCTTCTTCTTTTCCTGATTTGAAAATTGAAGTTTATTTCCAAAAACCTTCTAAAGAATGTAAGAAGCTTCTTCTGTTTATGCATGGATCCTCTGGTAAGGGATTACAGGGAATTTCAGACGCATGGTTTTCTCATTGGTTGAGCAAAGGTTACGCCGTCGCAGCTATTTCAATGCCTGGTTATGGCAGATCTAATGGAAGAAAAGACTTCTGCGGTCCATTGACAATTGAAACTTTGAACCATGCTCTGGAGTACATTAAAAAGGAAACAAAGATATCTGAACTAGGCGTGATCGGATTTGGCCAGGGAGGGCTTGCTTCTCTATTACTTTCCCTTAAAAGAAACGATATACGTTGTTTGGTTTGTTCCAACTGCGGCTATGACCTACTCAGACACCAGGGGAAAGAGGATCCTTTTAGAAAACAAGTTGAAGAAAAGGATTATAATTTAGATTTCAGCGATTTAGCCTCTCTAAAATACAGATCTGCCATCGAACATATTGAAAAAATAAATACCCCCCTTTTCTTACTTCATAGAAAAGGGAATCCTATGATCTCTGAACAAGAAGCCATAGAATTCCATAATGCTATGTTAAATGCAGGTAAGGAATGCTATCTAAGTATTAGAGAGCGTTCTGAAACTGACGACACACAGATTATTTCCTACGAGGAAGTTCTAATAGAAGCTGAAACGTGGATTGACTCCTGCATGAACAATTGAGGGAATAATAAGGTTTTAGAGAACTCCTATACTAGGATATGGTTTTGTAAACGAGTTTTATTCATGCACCCGCGCATAGAGGGAGATGGGCATTCCTTCTGCCAAAGCTATGGAACCCGTTTCCTCCCCGCTTGGTGTAAGGACTCCACAGGGGGAACCCCTAAGCATCTTAGTGATGTAATCCAGCAGTCGTTGGTTAATGGGATGTTCAAACGTACTGCATTCCACACCTTTTGCACGTAGAAGGCTAGCCTTCGTCACATAGAAATGGACATTGTTTGTTCCTGCTATCGGAATCAATTTTATGGTGAAAGGTAGGAGTCCATGTTTCAATACGCAATGGAAACTTAAAGCTACCGATTCATTCTGTCGGGTTGTTTTTACATTCAGCAACACCTTACTTTGCCCCAAAACATGTGCGCATAAGGGGTTTCTTAGAACATCAACTTCTGGCATTTGTATATGTTTTGTAAACTTGCTTTGCATGGGAATGTATTGAGCTGCTTCCTGACCATACCAATATAGGGTAGATAATACTTTTGAAATGGAACACATCATAGTTAACTCCTTGAGATGATTTACAATAAATGTAAACCATCTGTAATATGGTTAACAATACGTCCATGAATTAACTAATGTTAACTAGAAGTTTAAGATGAAAAGACTAGAGCATCTCACTACCTTTCTTACCGTGGTGAAGGAAACAAGCTTCGCTGCAGCAGGCCGTATTCTGGGAATTTCCACTGCAGCAGTATGCAAACAGATCAATGCTTTAGAGAAAGAGTTGGGTGTACAACTGTTAATACGTTCTACACGCCGTTTAAACCTGACAGAAGCAGGACACCTTTATTACATCGAAGCTGAAAAAATCTCTGCACAAATCAACGAGATGGATGCACTCTTCTCAAAGGTTCGTGGAGAGCCTTCAGGCCTGCTAAAAATTGGAACTTCCCGTCATTTTGCAGCACACCACCTATTTCCACATCTTCCAAGCTTTCTAGAAAAGTACCCTAAGATAACACTGAAAATCGAAAACATTGAGCGTATCCCCGATCTGACAAAAGAAGAAATAGATATCAATATGGGACACCGGTTTGTGGGAGGTCCAAATGACATTATCAAGAAAATTGGATCTACAAAATACGTTATGTGTGCTTCGCCCGGGTATTTAAAGAAATTCGGTATACCCAAAAACCCCAAGGAGTTAGGAAAACATCGCTTTATTACGCATACCATGCGTGACCCTAATAATGTGTTAACATTTGACCAAGGGCTGGAAATTGTATTGAAACCCTATCTATATTTTAATGACAGTATGCTTATGACGGAAAGCGCATTACAGGGAATGGGCATTATAAAAACCCACCGCCCCGTGGTATTGAGTTATCTCAATGCTGGAGAACTTGTGGAGATA
It includes:
- a CDS encoding alpha/beta fold hydrolase → MNLLKPYLISLLFVFSFSFLIIEAHEVCIIPSSFPDLKIEVYFQKPSKECKKLLLFMHGSSGKGLQGISDAWFSHWLSKGYAVAAISMPGYGRSNGRKDFCGPLTIETLNHALEYIKKETKISELGVIGFGQGGLASLLLSLKRNDIRCLVCSNCGYDLLRHQGKEDPFRKQVEEKDYNLDFSDLASLKYRSAIEHIEKINTPLFLLHRKGNPMISEQEAIEFHNAMLNAGKECYLSIRERSETDDTQIISYEEVLIEAETWIDSCMNN
- a CDS encoding LysR family transcriptional regulator, which gives rise to MKRLEHLTTFLTVVKETSFAAAGRILGISTAAVCKQINALEKELGVQLLIRSTRRLNLTEAGHLYYIEAEKISAQINEMDALFSKVRGEPSGLLKIGTSRHFAAHHLFPHLPSFLEKYPKITLKIENIERIPDLTKEEIDINMGHRFVGGPNDIIKKIGSTKYVMCASPGYLKKFGIPKNPKELGKHRFITHTMRDPNNVLTFDQGLEIVLKPYLYFNDSMLMTESALQGMGIIKTHRPVVLSYLNAGELVEILQGFDTSEQPLYLAYQPFKHMQAKVRHFIDYFVPKIRAEYF